From a region of the Thermodesulfovibrio thiophilus DSM 17215 genome:
- a CDS encoding AmpG family muropeptide MFS transporter: MTKRTKDIATVTVLGFASGIPFPLVSGTLQAWLTSEGIDIKTIGILTILTFPYSFKFLWSPFFDKFNIPKLGRRRGWILICQILILLGIALMITLTPKHLILFSAIAAGVAFFSASQDISIDAYRTEILKPKDRGLGASFAVTAYRIALIIAGGLCLLLADHLGWQVALAVISSLLVIGIITTLWADEPDGINKPRTLRESFIEPFKELLKREKSLLLLLFIILYKLGDAYAGSLSTTFFIRGIGFSLTEIGTVNKIGGLISAIAGSIIGGVLLTKINLYRALILFGIFQALSNLMFMILAIAGKSFVLFVSTVIIENFTGGMGTTAFLALLMALCNHRFAATQYAVFSSLASLGRVIISPTSGFVVDAIGWETFYLLTFLIAIPGLILIVKLREIINIVSEK; this comes from the coding sequence GCCACAGTAACAGTTCTTGGCTTTGCATCAGGAATTCCTTTTCCGCTTGTCAGTGGAACACTACAGGCATGGCTTACCTCTGAAGGCATTGATATAAAAACAATCGGTATATTAACAATTCTTACATTTCCTTATAGTTTTAAATTTCTGTGGTCTCCATTTTTCGATAAATTTAACATACCGAAACTTGGTAGAAGAAGGGGATGGATTTTAATCTGTCAGATACTGATTCTGCTCGGGATTGCATTAATGATAACACTTACACCAAAGCATCTGATCCTTTTTTCCGCTATCGCAGCTGGTGTTGCCTTTTTTTCTGCTTCACAGGATATCTCAATAGATGCATACAGAACAGAAATCCTAAAACCAAAGGATAGAGGTCTTGGTGCATCTTTTGCTGTAACTGCATACAGGATTGCATTAATTATTGCTGGTGGACTCTGTCTGCTTCTTGCAGACCATCTTGGATGGCAAGTTGCATTAGCAGTTATAAGCTCTCTTTTAGTGATCGGCATTATAACAACTTTATGGGCTGATGAACCTGATGGAATAAACAAACCTCGAACACTACGGGAATCTTTCATTGAACCATTTAAAGAATTGCTTAAAAGAGAAAAAAGCCTTTTGCTGCTCTTATTCATTATACTGTATAAACTTGGTGATGCATATGCAGGATCTTTAAGCACCACTTTTTTCATAAGGGGTATAGGATTTTCACTTACAGAAATCGGCACAGTAAATAAAATTGGAGGACTTATATCAGCAATTGCAGGTTCAATTATTGGAGGAGTGTTACTCACAAAAATAAACCTGTACCGGGCTTTAATTTTATTCGGGATATTTCAGGCACTATCAAATTTGATGTTTATGATTCTTGCCATAGCAGGTAAAAGCTTTGTATTGTTTGTATCCACTGTAATTATTGAAAATTTTACCGGTGGAATGGGAACAACTGCGTTTTTAGCGCTTTTAATGGCTCTGTGCAATCATAGATTTGCAGCAACACAATATGCAGTTTTTTCATCACTTGCTTCGTTAGGCAGAGTGATAATCAGCCCGACATCTGGATTTGTTGTTGATGCTATAGGTTGGGAAACATTCTATCTTCTGACTTTTTTGATAGCAATACCTGGATTGATTTTAATTGTTAAATTAAGAGAAATAATAAATATTGTTTCTGAAAAATAA
- a CDS encoding response regulator, with the protein MSNQKETILIVDDNVDTVELLRKRLISEGYNTIEAYDGEEALKKVYETFPDLIILDVMMPKMNGYEVCQRLKNDESTKFIPVIMLTAKADVESKVKGLDIGADDYVPKPFDYRELSARIRSLLVKKATSQKAIEEERTEAIRKLIDSLSHEIRNPIVTLVGFARKVYDNLPPGNPNKPYLTVVLQEAERLENLLKEIVKLKMIAIGFMEYVAPVKIIEEVLEEFEQEVEDKSIEVETEFQSVSKLYIDKEHFKIVLRNIIRNAIDSMDKSEKRLLKISVEQQENSLEIRISDTGEGIPKEFIKKIFEPFFTSKIYGPGLGLTVALTIVQYYRGFISVESEVGKGTTISIRFPYS; encoded by the coding sequence ATGAGTAATCAGAAAGAAACCATTCTCATTGTTGATGATAATGTTGATACAGTAGAGCTTTTAAGAAAGAGATTGATATCAGAGGGATACAATACAATTGAAGCCTATGATGGTGAAGAGGCTTTAAAAAAAGTGTATGAAACTTTTCCCGATTTAATTATTCTTGATGTGATGATGCCGAAGATGAATGGATATGAGGTTTGTCAGCGGCTTAAAAATGATGAGTCAACTAAATTTATTCCAGTGATTATGCTAACTGCAAAAGCTGATGTGGAAAGCAAAGTTAAAGGACTTGATATTGGAGCGGATGATTATGTTCCAAAGCCATTTGATTACAGGGAGCTATCAGCAAGAATTCGTTCATTACTTGTAAAAAAGGCAACCTCACAGAAAGCTATTGAAGAAGAACGAACTGAAGCTATAAGGAAGCTTATTGACAGTCTTTCTCATGAAATAAGAAATCCAATTGTAACTCTGGTAGGATTTGCAAGAAAGGTATATGATAACCTTCCACCAGGTAACCCCAATAAACCTTATCTTACTGTTGTTCTTCAGGAAGCAGAAAGGCTGGAGAATCTATTAAAAGAAATTGTAAAACTAAAAATGATTGCTATTGGTTTTATGGAATATGTTGCACCTGTTAAGATTATAGAAGAAGTTCTTGAAGAATTTGAGCAGGAAGTTGAAGATAAATCTATAGAAGTTGAGACAGAGTTTCAATCAGTATCAAAGCTTTATATAGACAAAGAGCATTTTAAAATTGTACTTCGTAATATTATTAGAAACGCAATTGATTCAATGGATAAGAGTGAGAAACGTTTATTAAAAATATCAGTTGAACAACAAGAGAATAGTTTGGAGATAAGAATTTCTGATACAGGGGAAGGTATTCCCAAGGAATTTATTAAGAAAATATTTGAACCGTTTTTTACTTCTAAAATATATGGTCCAGGGCTTGGACTTACAGTTGCTTTAACAATTGTTCAATACTACAGAGGGTTTATTTCTGTTGAGAGTGAAGTAGGCAAAGGTACTACAATTAGTATAAGATTTCCTTATTCTTAA
- a CDS encoding response regulator yields MKRILIVDDNDDSRELVKKILKKYAYEIIEAIDGEDAIAKAVTYRPDLILMDISIPKIDGYEVTRRLKARPDFKTISIIAFTAHAMRGDQEKAFASGCDGYISKPINVREFPEQIKVYLKEK; encoded by the coding sequence ATGAAAAGAATTCTCATTGTTGATGATAATGATGACAGTAGAGAGCTTGTAAAAAAAATTCTAAAAAAATATGCTTATGAAATTATAGAGGCAATAGATGGAGAGGATGCTATAGCTAAAGCTGTTACATATAGGCCTGATTTAATATTGATGGATATTTCTATTCCTAAAATAGATGGGTACGAAGTAACGCGAAGGCTTAAAGCTCGACCTGATTTTAAAACCATTTCAATAATAGCTTTTACAGCTCATGCAATGAGAGGCGATCAGGAAAAAGCTTTTGCATCTGGATGTGATGGGTATATTTCAAAACCAATTAATGTAAGAGAGTTTCCAGAACAGATAAAAGTTTATTTGAAAGAAAAATGA
- a CDS encoding ATP-binding protein, with protein sequence MFRFITQKIGNKLLLTFIVILVVVMFIEISFRIYFGLPDRLKIADESNKEIMDTIFATIKHPLTVGDSETIHRDLEEIASKYTKINVYLCDFNKQIAFSTDNNSINKKIDTVIDNKIFSEIITEHLAGNSEASISKVLKVQGKRNLISILPIKNSPECFHCHGSSKNILGAMILKTDVENVYLTVQAQMYRSLTLTVFAFLLAIVVINFVVNRLIKKPLHILIEATERFSKGEMSTISNYPKDEIGTLCETFNCMVNEVAKSKMELEKELTRRARLLEEREELVALLQKANQQLKELDILKSSFIANMSHELRTPMNAIIGYTDLLLDEVDGPLNEEQKASLKKVAANARHLLQLINDVLDISKIESGKIEIRPKEVYLKELIDEIIVTFEPLLTKKGLTFSLNIEPGAEKLYIDEDKAKQIFINLISNAVKFTNQGGITLKARVSERGKDSEGNPQFVEISVSDTGIGIKREDLDKIFDKFAQADVSTTRQYEGTGLGLSIVRGLVALHKGMVWAESEYGKGSTFYLLLPFKKEVFERPGPVTEEKMAEVLAQYFEVPKEVFLQNPTYEGKLVRCWDYTQCGHVNCPEYGSSEKRCWLALGTHCKGMKICSYPEKTDSCRICEVVRDLVLHQEPAIKEVSESSNKEKVVLAIDDNPDAIDLIRKYLEKDYKVIGILNSEEAAKKAKELKPVAITLDIMMPKKDGWQVLKELKSDKETQNIPVVIVSIIDNKTLAFSLGAADYFVKPLDGHSLLKKIKSIETYRAVKKVFILEKDETTVKDLLNVLKQTGYDVSSTSNSKEAIEIAKNYKPDLLIVNITDPDTSAYDFIDFIKTSVELKDIPMIALTDKELTDEQKDVLNGRIKEIINKSLFSEEQLITELKNSLKKIGGIS encoded by the coding sequence ATGTTCAGATTTATAACTCAGAAAATCGGTAATAAGCTGTTATTAACATTTATAGTGATATTAGTTGTGGTTATGTTTATAGAAATAAGTTTCAGAATTTATTTCGGACTTCCAGACAGGCTAAAAATTGCAGATGAGAGCAATAAAGAAATCATGGATACAATTTTTGCTACAATAAAACATCCTCTTACAGTTGGTGACAGTGAGACAATCCATAGAGACCTGGAAGAAATAGCAAGTAAATATACAAAAATAAATGTTTATTTATGCGACTTTAATAAACAGATTGCTTTTTCCACAGATAATAACAGTATCAATAAAAAAATTGATACTGTTATTGATAATAAAATTTTTTCTGAAATTATTACAGAGCATCTTGCTGGAAACAGTGAAGCCTCAATTTCAAAAGTTTTAAAAGTTCAGGGCAAAAGAAATTTAATTTCTATTTTACCTATAAAAAATTCACCTGAGTGTTTCCACTGTCATGGTTCTTCAAAAAATATTTTAGGTGCAATGATATTAAAAACAGATGTAGAGAATGTATATTTAACTGTCCAAGCTCAAATGTATAGATCTTTAACCCTTACAGTATTTGCTTTTTTACTTGCTATAGTTGTCATTAATTTCGTGGTTAACAGATTAATTAAAAAACCTCTTCATATTCTGATTGAGGCAACAGAGAGATTTTCAAAAGGTGAGATGTCAACTATCTCCAATTATCCCAAGGATGAGATTGGAACTCTATGTGAGACTTTTAACTGCATGGTCAATGAAGTTGCAAAGTCAAAAATGGAACTTGAAAAAGAACTTACAAGACGAGCGAGGTTGCTTGAAGAAAGGGAAGAACTTGTTGCCCTGCTACAGAAGGCAAATCAACAACTAAAAGAGCTTGATATATTAAAATCCTCATTCATTGCTAATATGTCACATGAGCTTAGAACTCCTATGAATGCCATCATTGGATATACTGATTTATTACTAGATGAAGTTGATGGACCTCTTAATGAAGAACAGAAAGCTTCACTCAAAAAAGTGGCTGCCAATGCAAGACATCTTCTTCAATTAATAAATGATGTTCTCGATATTTCAAAGATTGAGTCAGGCAAAATAGAGATTAGACCAAAAGAAGTTTATTTAAAAGAACTTATCGATGAAATAATTGTTACCTTTGAACCTTTGCTAACCAAAAAAGGATTAACGTTTTCCTTAAATATTGAGCCGGGTGCAGAAAAGCTTTATATAGATGAAGACAAAGCAAAACAGATTTTTATAAATTTAATATCAAATGCTGTAAAGTTTACCAATCAAGGTGGAATAACATTGAAAGCAAGAGTTTCAGAACGAGGAAAGGATTCAGAAGGGAATCCCCAGTTCGTAGAAATTTCAGTTTCGGATACAGGAATAGGAATTAAGAGAGAAGACCTTGATAAAATTTTCGATAAATTTGCCCAGGCAGATGTTTCAACAACAAGACAGTATGAAGGAACAGGACTTGGGCTAAGTATTGTTAGGGGTCTTGTTGCGCTTCACAAGGGTATGGTATGGGCGGAAAGTGAGTATGGAAAGGGAAGCACGTTTTATCTTCTTTTACCTTTCAAAAAGGAAGTTTTTGAAAGACCCGGTCCGGTTACAGAAGAAAAAATGGCTGAAGTATTGGCTCAATACTTCGAGGTCCCCAAAGAGGTATTTCTTCAGAATCCAACATACGAAGGTAAATTAGTACGATGCTGGGATTATACTCAGTGTGGACATGTTAATTGTCCTGAATATGGTTCTTCAGAGAAAAGATGCTGGCTTGCACTCGGTACGCATTGTAAAGGTATGAAAATATGCTCATATCCCGAGAAAACAGATTCATGTAGAATTTGTGAAGTTGTAAGAGATCTTGTCCTGCATCAGGAACCAGCAATAAAAGAAGTTTCAGAATCTTCCAATAAGGAAAAGGTTGTGCTTGCAATTGATGATAATCCAGATGCAATTGACCTGATAAGAAAGTATCTTGAAAAGGATTATAAAGTTATAGGGATTCTAAATAGTGAGGAAGCGGCTAAAAAGGCAAAAGAACTTAAACCAGTAGCAATTACTCTTGATATAATGATGCCTAAAAAAGATGGTTGGCAAGTTTTAAAAGAGCTTAAGTCAGATAAAGAAACACAAAACATTCCAGTTGTTATTGTTTCTATCATTGATAATAAAACACTGGCTTTCAGTCTCGGTGCAGCAGACTACTTTGTAAAGCCTCTTGATGGACATTCCCTTTTAAAAAAGATAAAGTCAATTGAAACTTATCGAGCAGTTAAAAAAGTTTTTATTCTTGAAAAAGATGAAACAACAGTGAAAGATCTGTTAAATGTATTAAAACAAACTGGTTATGATGTTAGTTCCACTTCAAACAGTAAAGAAGCTATTGAAATAGCTAAAAATTACAAACCTGATCTTTTAATTGTCAATATAACCGACCCTGATACAAGTGCTTATGATTTTATTGATTTTATAAAAACGTCTGTTGAACTGAAAGATATTCCAATGATTGCTTTGACAGATAAAGAATTAACAGATGAACAAAAAGACGTATTGAATGGAAGAATAAAAGAAATAATAAACAAGAGTCTCTTTTCAGAAGAACAACTGATTACAGAGCTAAAAAACAGTTTAAAAAAGATTGGAGGAATATCATGA
- a CDS encoding cytochrome c family protein: protein MKFLIISIFILFYPVIAFSEYVGTEVCKNCHLTEYENFKKYSRMSRSFEAIEKMKHKITSEELKSCLQCHTTGYGKKGGFVSIEITPHLQHTGCEVCHGPGKKHVETRDPRFIRKKLTLQICESCHTEERIRAFRFKPLLHGGAH, encoded by the coding sequence ATGAAATTTTTGATTATAAGTATTTTTATATTATTTTATCCTGTAATTGCATTTTCTGAATATGTTGGAACGGAGGTCTGTAAAAACTGTCATCTTACTGAGTATGAAAACTTTAAGAAGTATTCAAGAATGTCTCGTTCTTTTGAAGCAATTGAAAAAATGAAACATAAAATTACTTCAGAGGAGCTAAAAAGCTGTTTGCAATGTCATACTACAGGTTATGGTAAAAAAGGTGGTTTCGTAAGTATTGAAATAACACCACATCTTCAGCATACTGGCTGTGAAGTCTGTCACGGTCCTGGTAAAAAACATGTAGAAACAAGAGATCCTAGATTTATTCGTAAAAAATTGACACTGCAAATATGTGAATCCTGCCATACTGAAGAAAGAATACGAGCTTTTAGATTCAAGCCTCTTCTTCATGGAGGAGCTCACTAA
- a CDS encoding TIGR00282 family metallophosphoesterase codes for MQNNETLNVIFIGDIVGKSGRQSVKVLLPRLIEQHKIEFVIANGENAAGGFGITENVAQELFSYGIDLITTGNHIWDKKEAIPYIAKESRILRPLNYPSGVPGTGSIVIPTRKKNLIGILNVCGRVFMNLLECPFRTTKEEIKKIKEQTNIIFIDFHAEATSEKMAFAHYFDGHVSAIIGTHTHVQTADEKILPKGTAYITDVGMTGPEDSVIGFKKDEVIEKFLDQMPKKFDVPSISSILSAVVVEVDSFSGLAKNIKRISLR; via the coding sequence ATGCAAAATAATGAAACATTGAATGTTATATTTATCGGTGATATAGTTGGTAAATCAGGAAGACAGAGTGTAAAAGTTTTACTTCCCAGACTTATTGAACAGCATAAAATTGAATTTGTCATTGCAAATGGAGAAAATGCAGCTGGTGGATTTGGTATAACTGAAAATGTTGCTCAAGAACTTTTCTCCTATGGAATTGATTTAATAACCACAGGTAATCATATATGGGATAAGAAAGAGGCTATTCCATATATTGCAAAAGAGTCAAGAATCTTAAGACCTTTAAATTATCCATCTGGAGTCCCAGGTACGGGTAGTATTGTGATCCCAACAAGGAAAAAAAATCTTATTGGAATATTGAATGTATGTGGAAGAGTTTTTATGAATTTACTGGAGTGTCCATTTAGAACAACTAAAGAGGAAATAAAAAAAATTAAGGAACAGACAAATATAATTTTTATAGACTTTCATGCAGAGGCAACTTCTGAAAAAATGGCTTTTGCACATTACTTTGATGGTCATGTAAGTGCGATAATTGGAACACATACTCATGTGCAAACAGCTGATGAGAAAATTTTACCAAAAGGTACTGCATATATTACTGATGTTGGAATGACAGGTCCTGAAGACTCTGTTATTGGATTTAAAAAAGATGAAGTTATAGAAAAATTTCTCGATCAAATGCCCAAGAAATTTGATGTCCCATCAATTTCTTCAATACTTTCCGCAGTAGTGGTAGAAGTGGATTCATTTTCTGGACTGGCAAAAAATATAAAAAGAATAAGTCTGAGATAA
- the rny gene encoding ribonuclease Y, with protein sequence MELTYIVIAIVLGLVSGYGFYLFQKNRLKEEKEKILEDAEKILEDAKREAETIKKEAQLSAKEVVYQLKSEAEKEIKEKTKEINYQEKRLRQKEELLDRKIEQVEKREIELNKREREIVSKEKILQEKENNYNKLIAEQQHLLEKIAGMKEEEAKQELFKKIEQESRFEAAKLIKKIEEEAKQEADKKAKEILSLAVQRYASDYVVDATVTAVSLPNDEMKGRIIGREGRNIRAFESLTGVDLVVDDTPELVILSSFDPIKREVARIALERLIVDGRIHPARIEEVIEKARRDVDTAIRDEGEKAVFELGLSGVHPEIIKLIGRLKYRTSYGQNVLQHSKEVAWLSGLLAGELDVNIKLAKRAGLLHDIGKAVDHEMEGSHQEIGAMLARKYGESEEVINAILSHHEDVEFSCVESALVAAADALSAARPGVRRETIENYIKRLTKLEELAMSFHGVQNCYAIQAGREVRLIVEPEIVSDEECAFIARELSKRIEKELSYPGQIKVTVIRESRFIEYAK encoded by the coding sequence ATGGAGTTAACATATATTGTCATCGCAATTGTTCTGGGTTTAGTTTCAGGATATGGATTTTATCTATTTCAGAAAAATAGGCTTAAAGAAGAAAAGGAAAAAATTCTTGAAGATGCTGAAAAAATACTCGAAGATGCGAAAAGAGAAGCAGAAACCATCAAAAAAGAAGCACAACTGTCAGCAAAGGAAGTTGTATATCAATTAAAATCTGAAGCTGAAAAAGAAATAAAAGAGAAAACTAAAGAAATCAACTATCAGGAAAAAAGGCTCAGACAGAAAGAAGAACTTCTTGATCGCAAAATTGAACAGGTTGAAAAACGAGAAATTGAACTGAATAAAAGAGAAAGAGAGATTGTTTCAAAAGAAAAAATCTTACAGGAAAAAGAAAATAATTATAATAAGCTCATTGCTGAGCAACAACATCTACTTGAAAAAATAGCTGGAATGAAGGAAGAAGAGGCAAAACAGGAACTGTTTAAAAAGATTGAGCAGGAATCAAGATTTGAAGCTGCAAAACTTATTAAAAAGATTGAAGAAGAGGCAAAACAGGAAGCTGATAAAAAAGCAAAAGAAATACTCAGTCTTGCAGTACAGAGGTATGCAAGTGATTATGTTGTTGATGCAACAGTAACTGCTGTTAGCCTTCCCAATGATGAAATGAAAGGCAGAATAATAGGAAGAGAAGGTAGAAATATAAGAGCATTTGAATCCTTAACAGGGGTTGATCTTGTTGTTGATGACACTCCTGAACTTGTCATACTTTCATCTTTTGATCCTATAAAGAGAGAAGTGGCTAGAATAGCACTTGAAAGATTGATTGTTGATGGAAGGATTCATCCTGCAAGAATAGAAGAAGTTATTGAAAAAGCTCGTAGAGATGTCGATACTGCGATACGGGATGAGGGCGAAAAGGCTGTATTTGAACTTGGATTAAGCGGGGTTCACCCAGAAATTATAAAACTAATAGGAAGATTAAAATATAGAACTTCTTACGGTCAAAATGTGTTACAACACTCAAAAGAAGTTGCGTGGCTGAGTGGACTTTTAGCAGGTGAACTTGATGTCAATATAAAACTGGCAAAAAGAGCCGGACTTCTTCATGATATAGGAAAAGCTGTTGATCATGAGATGGAGGGTTCACATCAGGAAATTGGAGCAATGCTTGCAAGAAAATATGGAGAAAGTGAAGAGGTGATAAATGCAATATTATCCCATCATGAAGATGTTGAATTTAGCTGTGTTGAATCAGCTCTGGTAGCTGCTGCTGATGCTCTTTCTGCAGCACGTCCAGGAGTAAGAAGAGAAACAATAGAAAATTATATAAAGAGATTGACAAAACTAGAGGAACTCGCAATGTCATTTCATGGAGTTCAGAATTGTTATGCAATTCAGGCAGGAAGAGAGGTTAGGCTTATTGTAGAACCTGAAATAGTTTCTGATGAAGAATGTGCTTTTATTGCAAGAGAGTTAAGTAAAAGAATCGAAAAAGAGTTGAGCTATCCAGGTCAGATTAAAGTGACAGTAATAAGAGAGTCAAGATTTATAGAATATGCAAAATAA
- a CDS encoding DNA-directed DNA polymerase yields MLFYLIDINDSSEGILLFGITENGEQHQFIDSSYIPYFLVLPSDKTRALQEIDQIIKKNSLPVIRISEDKRIFYGKEKEFIKIFTKKHQDLQKVRDAIKVLESKRGGSGSIIDEFEYQLPAYRVYLAEKNISCLHWFDIKENGNNIKIIKKSDAPQPNLKVLAFDMEVLEILRGTPSIIMISVFGEGISKIITYQEAKYSIDAIIVKDEKEVIKTFLDIVKEFDPDIITGYNTDLYDMPVLRERAKKLKIDIGILSRDNSGITLSKRARFTTARLIGRVHIDLFNFVFNILSPILQSEQLTLKNVSQELLGDTKLDMEYEDIVQAWEKGHELDKLARYCLKDSELVYELTKILLPDISALTRITGQSLFDTSRMPYSQLVEWYYIKKAKQQNRVIPNQPKFDEIKERQQISYEGGFVKEPEVGLHKNIAVVDFTSLYPSIIATYNISIDTLNCSCCKNNGHKVPELPYWFCKNTKGFESMAVEELLIKRLEFKKQLKKLDPASHEYVLLDTKQRALKTIINASYGYYAYPASRWYSKECAESITAIGRYWIKEVLTKAEKKGFHVIYADTDSAFLKLSAATLSSEKGINLESLKEEVEKFINEINDSLPGFMRLDLEDFYVKGLFVPRESGGVAKKRYALLDEKGRLKIRGLEVVRRDLSKYARQTQQDILKICLIEENVDKAFEYLNERIKALQENKYELRELVVYEQLSKPISEYKLISPHVMAAKRLFEKGIPVGEGSVIGYVIQKGSGSISERAYPVELADSSKLDINYYIENQVIPVAMRILKAFKQQNHLFN; encoded by the coding sequence ATGTTGTTTTATTTGATAGATATTAACGATTCATCAGAAGGTATTCTTCTCTTCGGTATAACAGAAAATGGTGAACAGCATCAATTCATTGATTCATCATATATTCCTTATTTTCTCGTGCTTCCTTCAGATAAAACAAGAGCTCTTCAAGAAATTGATCAAATTATCAAAAAAAATTCTCTTCCTGTCATCAGAATATCAGAAGACAAACGCATTTTTTATGGCAAAGAAAAAGAGTTTATAAAGATTTTTACCAAGAAACATCAGGATTTACAGAAAGTAAGAGATGCGATAAAAGTTCTTGAATCAAAAAGAGGTGGTTCTGGATCAATAATTGATGAATTTGAGTATCAACTCCCTGCCTATAGAGTTTATCTTGCAGAAAAGAATATATCCTGTCTTCATTGGTTTGATATTAAAGAGAATGGGAATAATATAAAAATAATTAAAAAATCGGATGCACCTCAACCAAATCTAAAAGTTCTTGCATTTGATATGGAAGTTCTTGAAATCCTAAGGGGAACTCCTTCAATTATCATGATTTCAGTATTTGGAGAAGGAATTTCTAAAATAATCACTTATCAGGAAGCTAAATATAGTATTGATGCTATTATTGTAAAGGATGAAAAAGAAGTTATTAAAACTTTTCTCGATATTGTCAAAGAATTCGATCCTGATATAATCACAGGGTACAACACTGACCTTTATGATATGCCTGTTTTAAGAGAGAGAGCAAAAAAGTTAAAAATTGATATTGGTATCCTCTCAAGAGATAACTCAGGAATAACCCTTTCTAAAAGAGCACGATTCACTACAGCAAGGCTTATTGGAAGAGTTCATATAGATCTATTTAATTTTGTTTTCAACATTCTTTCTCCAATCCTTCAGAGTGAACAACTAACATTAAAAAATGTGTCTCAGGAACTGCTTGGCGATACAAAACTTGATATGGAATATGAAGACATTGTTCAAGCATGGGAGAAAGGACATGAACTTGATAAACTTGCCAGATACTGTCTTAAAGACAGTGAACTTGTATATGAGCTTACCAAGATACTACTTCCTGATATCTCTGCCCTAACAAGAATAACAGGACAATCACTTTTTGATACTTCAAGAATGCCATATAGTCAGCTTGTTGAATGGTACTACATTAAAAAGGCAAAACAGCAAAATCGGGTAATTCCAAATCAACCAAAGTTTGATGAAATAAAAGAACGTCAGCAGATTAGCTACGAAGGAGGTTTTGTAAAAGAGCCTGAAGTTGGGCTCCATAAAAATATCGCAGTTGTAGACTTTACATCTCTTTATCCTTCAATAATTGCAACATACAATATATCAATTGACACTCTTAACTGCAGTTGCTGTAAAAATAACGGGCATAAAGTTCCAGAACTTCCTTACTGGTTCTGCAAAAATACTAAAGGCTTTGAGTCTATGGCAGTGGAAGAACTTCTAATAAAACGACTTGAATTTAAAAAACAATTAAAAAAACTTGATCCAGCCTCACATGAATATGTTCTACTCGATACAAAACAACGAGCTTTAAAAACAATAATAAACGCTTCATATGGCTACTATGCCTATCCTGCCAGTAGATGGTATTCAAAAGAGTGTGCAGAATCAATAACAGCGATTGGTAGATACTGGATCAAGGAAGTCCTAACAAAAGCTGAGAAGAAAGGTTTCCATGTTATATATGCGGATACTGACTCAGCATTTTTAAAACTTAGCGCAGCTACCCTCTCCTCTGAAAAAGGGATTAATCTTGAAAGCTTGAAAGAAGAGGTTGAAAAATTTATAAACGAAATAAATGATTCTTTACCTGGTTTCATGAGACTAGACCTTGAAGACTTTTATGTGAAAGGTCTTTTTGTTCCGAGAGAATCTGGCGGTGTGGCTAAGAAAAGATATGCTCTTTTAGATGAAAAAGGTAGACTCAAAATTCGAGGACTTGAAGTAGTAAGAAGAGATTTGTCAAAATATGCACGGCAAACTCAGCAGGATATTCTGAAAATATGTCTTATAGAAGAAAATGTTGATAAAGCTTTTGAATATCTAAATGAAAGAATTAAAGCCTTACAAGAAAATAAGTATGAACTAAGAGAGCTTGTTGTATATGAACAACTTTCTAAACCAATATCAGAATATAAATTAATATCTCCTCATGTAATGGCAGCAAAAAGACTGTTTGAAAAAGGCATTCCTGTAGGTGAAGGAAGTGTTATAGGTTATGTGATTCAGAAGGGTTCTGGATCAATAAGTGAGAGAGCCTATCCTGTTGAGCTTGCTGATTCATCAAAACTTGATATTAATTATTACATTGAAAATCAGGTTATTCCTGTTGCAATGAGAATACTGAAAGCATTCAAGCAACAAAATCATCTTTTTAACTAA